The Gemella haemolysans genome includes a region encoding these proteins:
- a CDS encoding IS3 family transposase, with protein MRRSITTTKDRKCIFKRSEETAFSGRSRNEKKARIISSLRGEFILKDLLLYAKMPKATYMYWQKRFDRVNPDKEIEEKILEIRKNNKDYGYRRIYGALRNLGYIINKKKVQRIIQKLDLQVTSFTRKSRKYNSYKGKIGKTAKNRIRRRFNTNIPHQKITTDTTEFKYYEVNERGKLVVKKLYLDPFMDMYNGEIISYSISESPSAKNIMDALEKAIKVTAKSPYRRTFHSDQGWAYQMKAYSKRLKEERIYQSMSRKANCLDNSIMENFFGILKQEIYYGTTYNSYRELKLAIEKYIKYYNEERIKEKLGWLSPKQYRIKHMTV; from the coding sequence ATTAGAAGATCAATTACTACAACTAAGGATAGAAAATGCATTTTTAAAAGAAGCGAGGAGACTGCGTTTAGCGGAAGAAGCAGAAATGAAAAGAAGGCGAGAATTATAAGCAGTCTCCGAGGAGAATTCATACTTAAAGACCTTCTTTTATATGCGAAAATGCCAAAAGCAACATATATGTACTGGCAGAAGAGATTCGATAGAGTTAATCCAGATAAAGAAATTGAAGAGAAAATATTAGAAATAAGAAAGAATAACAAAGATTATGGTTATAGACGTATATATGGTGCGTTACGTAATTTAGGATATATAATAAATAAAAAGAAAGTTCAAAGAATTATACAAAAATTAGACTTACAGGTTACATCATTCACTAGAAAAAGTAGAAAATACAATTCATATAAAGGGAAAATTGGAAAAACAGCTAAGAATAGAATTAGAAGACGATTCAATACTAATATTCCACATCAAAAAATCACTACAGACACAACTGAATTTAAATATTATGAAGTTAATGAGAGAGGTAAATTAGTAGTAAAGAAACTTTATTTAGATCCATTTATGGATATGTATAATGGTGAGATAATAAGCTATAGTATAAGTGAGAGCCCATCAGCTAAAAATATAATGGATGCGCTAGAAAAAGCTATTAAAGTCACAGCTAAATCCCCTTATAGGAGAACTTTCCACTCTGATCAAGGATGGGCTTATCAAATGAAGGCATACTCGAAAAGGTTAAAAGAAGAACGTATTTACCAAAGTATGTCTAGAAAAGCAAATTGTTTGGATAATTCGATAATGGAGAATTTCTTCGGAATATTAAAACAAGAGATATACTATGGAACAACATATAATAGTTATAGGGAACTGAAATTAGCTATTGAAAAATATATAAAATACTATAATGAAGAGAGAATAAAAGAGAAACTAGGATGGTTAAGTCCTAAGCAATATAGAATAAAACATATGACTGTATAA
- a CDS encoding helix-turn-helix domain-containing protein yields MTKYNFEFKKKVVLEYINENISIRSLAKKYDIKSHNNIEIWVAKYKKYGDDGLYRSRKNEEYPFEKKIYVVELYLTSELSYNDLALQEGINNPALICNWVNRFRVAGPDALRERRKGRKILMAKSPKKLSKETTSQTTNDNISKEYVKELEDQLLQLRIENAFLKEARRLRLAEEAEMKRRREL; encoded by the coding sequence ATGACTAAATATAATTTTGAATTTAAAAAGAAAGTCGTACTAGAGTATATAAATGAAAACATAAGCATAAGATCGTTAGCGAAAAAGTATGATATAAAATCTCATAATAATATTGAAATTTGGGTTGCCAAATATAAGAAATATGGAGATGATGGATTATATCGTTCAAGAAAAAATGAAGAATATCCTTTCGAAAAAAAGATATATGTTGTAGAATTATACTTAACAAGTGAACTCTCATACAATGACTTAGCTTTACAAGAAGGTATAAATAATCCAGCACTTATTTGTAACTGGGTTAATCGCTTTAGAGTAGCTGGTCCTGATGCATTGAGAGAGCGAAGGAAAGGTCGGAAAATCTTAATGGCTAAATCACCTAAAAAGTTAAGTAAGGAAACAACAAGTCAAACCACAAATGATAATATATCTAAAGAATATGTAAAAGAATTAGAAGATCAATTACTACAACTAAGGATAGAAAATGCATTTTTAAAAGAAGCGAGGAGACTGCGTTTAGCGGAAGAAGCAGAAATGAAAAGAAGGCGAGAATTATAA